Proteins from one Pirellulales bacterium genomic window:
- the ilvE gene encoding branched-chain-amino-acid transaminase encodes MSAAPAPSSSLQVYINGQLFDKADAKISVYDHGLLYGDGVFEGLRSYGGKVFRLEQHLQRLYESARAIWLEIPMSAAAMGEAIDRTLRANQLQDAYIRLVVTRGAGALGLDPNRTSDPQIIIITDHISLYPAELYERGMEIVTVSVIRNHPAALSPRIKSLNYLNNILAKIEGLQAGCAEALMLNVKGEVAECTGDNVFLVRKGRLQTPSLEAGILDGITRDAVIELAREAGIAVDELPLTKHDVYIADECFLTGTAAEVIPVVKVDSRKIGTGAPGPITRMLIEKFRAATRA; translated from the coding sequence ATGTCCGCCGCTCCAGCACCTTCCAGTTCGCTGCAGGTGTATATCAACGGCCAGCTCTTCGACAAAGCCGACGCCAAGATCAGCGTCTACGACCATGGCCTGCTCTACGGCGACGGTGTCTTCGAGGGCCTGCGCAGCTACGGCGGCAAAGTGTTCCGCCTCGAGCAGCATCTCCAGCGGCTCTACGAGTCGGCCCGGGCCATCTGGCTCGAAATCCCCATGTCGGCGGCCGCCATGGGCGAGGCCATCGATCGCACGCTCCGGGCCAACCAGTTGCAAGACGCCTATATCCGCCTGGTCGTCACCCGTGGCGCCGGCGCGTTGGGGCTCGACCCCAATCGCACGAGCGATCCGCAGATCATCATCATCACCGATCACATTTCGCTCTACCCGGCCGAACTCTACGAGCGCGGCATGGAGATCGTCACGGTCAGCGTGATCCGCAATCATCCGGCCGCGCTCAGCCCGCGAATCAAGTCGCTCAATTATCTGAACAATATTCTCGCCAAGATCGAAGGCCTGCAGGCCGGCTGCGCCGAGGCCCTGATGCTGAACGTCAAGGGCGAGGTGGCCGAGTGCACCGGCGACAACGTGTTCCTCGTCCGCAAGGGGCGGCTGCAAACCCCTTCGCTCGAAGCCGGCATCCTCGACGGCATCACGCGCGACGCCGTGATCGAGTTGGCGCGCGAGGCGGGCATCGCCGTCGACGAACTGCCGCTGACCAAGCACGACGTGTACATTGCCGACGAATGCTTCTTGACCGGTACCGCGGCCGAGGTGATCCCGGTCGTAAAGGTCGACAGCCGCAAGATCGGCACCGGCGCGCCGGGCCCGATCACGCGGATGCTGATCGAAAAATTCCGCGCCGCCACGCGGGCCTGA